The genomic segment ACTAGTCGATGAGGGTTATTTAACCGAAGAAAAGATTGCTGAAATCGAGAAAAATATTGCTAAAGAAGTAAATGAAGCAACAGATTACGCGGAAAATGCAGCATACGCTGAACCAGAATCATCGTTACTTTATGTATATGATGAAGAAGCGAATAGCTGATTAGGAGGGAAATTTAATGCCAGTCATTTCATATATTGATGCAATAACAATGGCGCTTAAAGAAGAAATGGAGCGCGATGATAAAGTATTTATTTTAGGAGAAGATGTAGGGAAAAAAGGTGGCGTATTTAAAGCAACTGCTGGTTTGTACGATGAATTTGGCGAAGATCGTGTGTTAGATACACCACTTGCAGAGTCAGCAATCGCTGGAGTTGGAATCGGTGCAGCTATGTATGGATATCGTCCAGTGGCTGAAATGCAGTTCGCAGATTTTATTATGCCTGCTGTTAACCAAATTATTTCTGAAGCGTCTCGAATTCGCTATCGTTCGAATAATGATTGGTCTTGCCCAATGGTTATTCGCGCACCATTTGGCGGCGGTGTTCACGGAGCACTTTACCATTCTCAATCAGTAGAAAAAGTATTCTTTGGTCAACCGGGACTAAAAATCGTAGTTCCATCTTCCCCATATGATGCCAAAGGGCTTTTGAAAGCAGCTATTCGCGACAATGACCCAGTACTTTTCTTTGAACATAAACGTGCTTACCGTTTACTTAAAGGAGAAGTTCCAGAAACAGATTACATCGTTCCAATTGGTGAAGCAAATGTAGTTCGCGAAGGCGATGACATTACTGTTATTACTTATGGCTTAGCTGTCCAATTCGCACAACAAGCAGCTGAAAGATTAGCTAGCGAAGGAGTAGAAGCGCATATTCTTGATTTACGTACAATTTATCCATTAGATCAAGATGCAATTATCGAAGCAACGAAGAAAACAGGAAAAGTACTTCTTGTAACAGAAGATAATAAACAAGGAAGTATTATTAGCGAAGTAGCAGCAATTATCTCAGAACATTGCTTATTCGACTTAGATGCGCCGATAGCTAGACTTGCTGGTCCTGATACCCCAGCAATGCCTTTTGCTCCAACAATGGAAAAACATTTTATGATTAATCCAGATAAAGTTGCTGATGCAATGAAAGAATTAGCGGAATTTTAGACCCGTTTTAAACAAAAGGAGTGAAGACCCGTGGCAGTTGAAAAAATCACCATGCCCAAGTTAGGGGAAAGTGTAACAGAAGGAACCATTAGTTCTTGGTTAGTAAAGCCCGGTGATACGGTAGAAAAATATGATGCCATCGCTGAAGTTTTAACCGATAAAGTAACCGCAGAAATCCCATCTTCTTTTAGTGGTACAATCAAAGAAATCTTAGCGGAAGAAGATGAAACATTAGAAGTTGGCGAAGTAATTTGTACAATTGAAACAAGTGGAGCAGGAAACGCGGCAGCTGAAGCAGAAGAAAAAGTACCTGAAACACCAAATGAAAAAACAGAAACAACAAAACAAGTCACATTAGCCGAAGCACCAGAAAGTGGAAGATTTTCCCCAGCCGTGCTTAGGATTGCTGGTGAAAACAATATTGATTTAAACACCGTTCAGGGAACAGGAAAAGGTGGCCGGATTACAAGAAAAGATTTACTTCAGGTAATCGAAAATGGTCCAGTAGCTTCTAAACAAGAACAAACAGAACAACCAAAACGTGAGACAGAAAAACCGCAAGCGCCAGTTCGGACAGCTGCTGGAGACAAGGAAATTCCAATCAATGGCGTTCGAAAAGCAATCGCAAAACATATGAGCGTTAGCAAACAAGAAATTCCACATGCATGGATGATGGTCGAAGTAGATGCAACTGGTCTTGTGCGCTACCGTAACTCAGTCAAAGATAACTTTAAAAAAGAAGAAGGTTATTCGTTAACTTACTTTGCCTTTTTTATAAAAGCAGTTGCTCAAGCATTGAAAGAATTCCCTCAATTGAATAGTACTTGGGCGGGAGATAAAATTATTGAGCATGGCAATATTAATATTTCGATTGCGATTGCAGCAGGAGACTTACTGTATGTTCCAGTAATCAAAAATGCAGATGAAAAATCCATTAAAGGGATTGCACGTGAAATTAGCGAACTTGCTTCTAAAGCGCGTAGTGGAAAACTTTCGCAAGCTGATATGGAAGGTGGCACATTTACAGTTAATAGCACAGGCTCATTTGGTTCCGTTCAATCAATGGGAATTATCAATCATCCACAAGCAGCAATCCTTCAAGTAGAATCTATCGTTAAACGCCCAGTGATTGTGGATGATATGATTGCTGTCCGTGACATGGTTAACTTATGTTTGTCTATTGATCACCGTATTTTAGATGGTTTGCTGGCTGGTAAATTTTTACAAGCAATTAAATCCGCTGTAGAAAAAATTTCCAAAGAAAATACAGCTCTATATTAAAAATGTTTTAATCTAGCATTAGCGGGTATTGTTTAGTACATCTAGATCCATACCCCTAAACTCCCTAGATGTCTTGGGTAGTACTTTCGGGTGCTGCTCTTTTTTTGGACAAAAAAAATCTGAACCAATTTGGCTCAGACGGAGAATTTTTATAAAAACATTAAAACCCCAGTTAAAACACTAGATAATACAATCGCGATTAACATTAAAATAACGACAACGCGAACTACTTTTTTATTAGTCATTGTGGAAGAAAACTCCTCTCATAAAGCATTTCTTAAATATATCTTACTGATAATCAACAAAAAATTCAAGTGATTTTTGTATTTTTTACCCAAAAAGAAAGAATATAGGTGAATAACTTATGATAACGAATGTGCAAAAGTATTTTATGGAACTTATTCAAATTCCTTCTACTTCTGGAAATGAAACAAAAATATTAGCATACATAAAGAAACATTTGGAAAAACTTAGCGTGGTCTATAGTTCAAATGAAAAATATGGGTTAATTGCCCGCATTCCTGCAACTGCGGAACAATTTCCAACGATTTTGTTCTGTAGCCACATAGATACTCATCCAAACGCGCAAAAACCCATTGTTCAAATAATAGATGGGAAAATCAAAACCGAAAACGCGGCTTCATTAGGAGCTGATGATAAAACAGCTGTGGCGGCGATGTTAGCTGCGATGGATTATTTTATTTCAGAAAATACAGCGCATGGCAATATTGAATTTATTTTTACGACAAAAGAGGAACTAGGAATGATTGGTATGCGGCTATTTCCAGATGAAAAAATCACAGCTTCATACGGTTATTGTTTAGATGCTCCAGGAGAAATTGGAAACTATCAAATACAAGCCAATACTTTAGTCGCAGTTAATTTTACAATTGCAAGTTCTGATGCCACCCAGATGTCACCGATTTCTGTCGCTAGAATGGCACTTCATGCGACCAAGCCAGGCCGAATTGACCGAGAAAACAACTGGGAAATTCAGTCGTTTTCTGGTGGAATTAATGACCATAATCAACAAGATGCTCAGTTGGAAGTTATTTTTACATCAGAAGCCAATTTTCACAAAGCATTAGGGCATATCCAAACAATAAATGAACGATTTGAGCAAACTTGTGAGAAATATGGCGCTAGCTTGACTCATGAGGCGAATTTGATTTACGAAGGTTACCACATACAGTCCAAACACCCACTCATGAATATTTTCCAAAAAGCTACTAAAAAACAAGCATTGAAAACGCAAGAAATAAAGTTAGACGGCGGGACGGATGCAAATGTTCTAAATGAAAAAGGGATTCCAACCATGCTTCTTTCTGCTGGCTATGAGCATGCACATACAGAAGAAGAATATGTTTCTATCGAGCAACTAGAAAAACTTACCCAATTAGTTATAAATTTAGCAGAAGCCGCCAAAAATGAAAAATTTTTACTTCGAAAGCTTAATTAATGAAAAAAAGTCGAATAATTCGGATTGATTCATTGTCCAAGAGGCAATTCTTTGATATAGTAAATGATGTTGATACTTTTATGTGTCATGTTGAAGTAAGACAGATTTTTCTGCCTTAATAAACCGGAAAGGAAGAAGTGCAAAATGGCAAAACAAGAGATTGGCGTTATAGGAATGGGCGTTATGGGTCGAAACTTGGCTCTAAATATCGAAAGCCGCGGTCATACAGTATCTATCTTTAACCGCTCCACTGAAAAAACCAAAGCAGTAATGAAAGAAAATGCGGACAAAAAATTAGTACCAACTTATAGTTTAGAGGAATTTGTTGAATCACTTGAAGTACCTCGCCGTATCCTTATCATGGTAAAAGCTGGCGATGCTACAGATATGATGATTGAAGCAGTAAAACCTTTCTTAAACGAAGGCGATATTTTAATTGATGGTGGTAATGCTTTCTTTAAAGATACTATTCGTCGCAATAAAGAACTAAGCGAAGAAGGATTTAACTTCATTGGAACAGGTGTATCCGGTGGGGAAGAAGGCGCGCTAAAAGGACCTTCTATCATGCCAGGTGGACAACGTAAAGCTTATGACTTAGTTGCACCAATTTTACGAGAAATTGCTGCTGTAGCAGACGGAGAACCTTGTGTGACTTATATCGGTCCAGATGGTGCCGGGCATTACGTTAAAATGGTGCATAATGGTATCGAATACGGTGATATGCAATTAATCGCGGAAGCTTACACGATTTTAAAAGAAATCGGTGGACTTAACCACGATGAACTAGCTGATGTTTTTGAAGAATGGAATAACGGTGAACTTGATAGCTACTTAATCGAAATCACTAAAAACATTCTAAAAGTAAAAGACGAAGAAACCGGTAAACCAATTGTCGATGTCATTCTAGATAAAGCTGGCCAAAAAGGAACTGGTAAATGGACTAGCCAAAGCGCACTTGACTTAGGAGTACCTCTTTCGTTAATTACTGAATCTGTTTTTGCCCGTTACATTTCTGCCTTAAAAGAAGAACGTGTTTATGCAAGCACAGTGCTTCATGGTCCGTCTAGCTACCATTTTGAAGGCGATAAGAAAGAATTTGTAGAATCTGTTCGCCGTGCGCTTTATTTCAGTAAAATCGCTTCTTATGCACAAGGTTTTGCTCAAATGAGAGCTGCGAGTGACGAATACGATTGGGATTTACAATACGGCGAAATTGCGAAAATTTTCCGTGCTGGTTGTATTATTCGCGCTCGATTCTTACAAAAAATTACAGATGCCTATAACCAAGATAAAAATCTTAAAAACTTATTACTAGATCCTTATTTTAAGGATATTGCACATAACTACCAAGGCGATCTTCGTACTGTTGTAGCAGAAGCTGTAAAAGCTGGAATTCCAGTACCAACATTCACTGCAGCAATTAGCTATTATGATAGCTATCGTTCCGAAGTATTATCTGCAAACCTAATTCAAGCACAACGCGACTACTTTGGCGCACATACGTATGAAAGAGTCGACAAACCCGGCGTATTCCATACAGAATGGCCACAAGTAGAAGATTGATTTATCGAAAAGGCGCTCACTTTGAACAGTGAGTGCCTTTTTTTATGAGATTTGAATTAGTAAATCATGGTAATGTGCTAAAAAATACAGGAAATATCTATTTATAGGCTGTTATTAGTTGTTTTTAAGCCAAAGTTCGTTACAATAGTAATAGGAATAAAGTGTAATGACCGAAAGAGAGGGTTAGGCCAAATGAATAGAATATTAATCGTAGAAGACGAAAAAAATTTAGCACGTTTTATCGAGCTAGAATTGCAACACGAAAATTATGAAACTGCGGTCGCAAATGATGGACGCGCTGGGCTTGAACTCGCATTAAATGAAGAATGGGATGCTATTTTACTAGATTTAATGTTGCCGCATTTAAACGGTGTAGAAGTTTGTCGCCGTGTTCGTCAAGTAAAACAAACTCCAATTATTATGATCACAGCTCGTGATTCTGTTATTGACCGTGTATCAGGACTTGATCACGGGGCAGATGATTATATCGTTAAACCATTTGCCATTGAAGAGTTACTTGCGCGCCTTCGCTCTCTGTTGCGCCGTGTGGAAAATGCGGAACAATCTGCTAAACAAACCACATTGCAATATCGCAATCTGATTGTTGAAAAAGAAAATCGAATTGTGAAACGGGACGAAGAAATTATTGACCTAACAAAACGCGAATATGAACTTTTGCTTACTCTAATGGAAAATGTCAATATTGTGTTAACACGGGAAGTTTTACTTAATAAGGTATGGGGTTATGAAACCGAAGTGGAGACGAATGTAGTGGATGTTTATGTTCGTTATTTGCGAAACAAAATTGATCATCCTGACGAAGAAAGTTATATTCAAACCGTTCGTGGGACAGGGTATGTGATGCGTACATGACGACTAGCCCATTTTCCTTAAAAAGTCGTTCTTTGAAATTCAAATGGACTTTTGGAGCTAGCGCAGCCATTTTTCTAACTTTTTTCTTGTTTTCCTATGCGATTTACCAAGGGATTGGGCAAATGCTGTTAAATGAAGAAGAACCAGAAGTAAAAGAACTGCTTCTAGCCACCACAAGTACTTTGACAAATCAAGACTTAACTGATAATGACGAAATAAAATACCTCTTTAATAATGACAAAACCGTCAACCGGAAATTACAAGATCAAGTAATTAATTTATACGATAAAGATGGTCATTTTATCAATAAGTATTATTTTTCTAGAAATCAAGATATAACGAGTATTGATTTTTCGCAGTATTTTGTGAGTGGGACCGATAAGTTTATTATGAATAAGCCAACGATTGATGGGCAAAAAATGATGACAGCCCAAATGCCGATAGTTGCAGATGACAATACTACTGTCATTGGCTATGCACAAGTAGTTAATCCGCTCACTTCTTACAATCGAATGATGGATCGTTTATTAGTAACAATGGTTCTGCTTGGTGCAGTTGCGCTGTTTATTAGTGGAATGCTTGGTTATTTACTAGCACAAAATTTTTTAAATCCACTGACTAAATTAGCACGCTCAATGAATGATATTCGCAAAAATGGATTTCAAAAACGAATTGAAACAAAAACCAATTCGCGCGATGAAATTGGTGAATTAACAGTTGTCTTTAATGATATGATGACGCGCATAGAAACCAGTTTTGAACAGCAGAAGCAATTTGTGGAAGATGCTTCTCATGAGCTACGGACGCCGGTTCAAATTATGGAGGGGCATCTCAAACTACTAACTCGTTGGGGAAAAGATGATCCAGAAGTTTTGGATGAGTCTTTAAATGCTTCGTTAACCGAACTAGAGCGAATGAAAAAGTTAGTACAGGAAATGCTTGATTTATCCAGAGCAGAACAAATTTCGCAAACAAAAGAACTACAAATTACGGATGTGAATGCAGTAGTAGAGCAAGTGAGACGTAATTTTGAAGTTATGTATGAAAACTTTACTTTTAAATTAACAGAAGATGACACAGATTTACGAGCGCTTATCCAGCATAATCATTTGGAACAAATTTTAATTATTATTATGGATAATGCAGTGAAATATTCTGGGAATGGCACCGAAGTAGATATGCATGTCTACAAAGAACAAAAGCAAATCCATATTGATGTTCGTGATTACGGCGAAGGTATCTCTCAAGAAGAAATTGATAAAATCTTTAATCGTTTTTACCGGGTAGATAAAGCTAGGAGCCGTGAGAAGGGCGGAAATGGTTTAGGACTTGCAATTGCTAAACAATTAGTTGAAGGTTATCTTGGTACAATTAGCGCAGTTAGTGAGCCTGATAAAGGAACTACCATCAAAATTACACTTCCTTTTATTGAACCAAAATCAAAATAACTAAAAAAAGCGTCTCCTGAAATTTTTCAGGAGACGCTTTTAAACGATTATTTTTCTTTGTTTTGTTCTTCTACAATTTGTTCAAACTCTTTTTCTTCTTGTTCCATTATTTTAACTTCTGGGTGCTTGTTCATATATAGTTTTTTCGTTAATAATGTTTGACCTGCTAAGAAGAGACCACCGACAGCCCAGTATAGAGCTAGTGCAGACGGGGCAGTGAATGATACAAATAAAATCATAATTGGTGACATTAAACCGATAATTTTCATTTGTTTCTTTTGTTCTGGTGAATAGCCAATCATGGAAACAAAATATTGAGCTAAATAGACAAGTCCAGCAATAACTGCTAAAACCATATCTGGAGAGCCAAGGTTAAACCATAAGAAAGAATGGCTTGCGATTTCTGATGAACCACGAATCGCGTAATAGAAAGCCATTAAGATAGGCATTTGAATAAGTAATGGTAAACAACCCATTTGCATCGGGTTAATATTATACTTAGAATAAACAGTCATCATTTCTTTTTGGATTGTTGCTTGCTCTTCTTTGGAAGTTGCACGTTTTAGGCGAGCTTGGATTTCGTCAATTTCTGGTTTCGCCACAGCCATTTTTGATTGCATACCCATTTGTGCTTTGGCTGTACGCATGTTGAGCGGCATAATTAAAGCACGGATGATTAATGTGGTAATAATAATCGCGACACCGTAGTTATCACCGACAAACGATGCAACAAACATAATAAAGCTAGTAAATGGTTGAATTAAATAAGTGCTAAAAAACCCATCTGTATTTTGTGAAGGGTCCATACTACAACCAGTAAGAAGTAGTAGTGCACCAAGTAATACGCTAATTAAAATAATATTTTTCTTTTTCAATGTTTCATTTTCCTCCTAAATGGTAAAATAATAAGCTTATACGTTGGAAAATGAAAAACTGTCTTCTTCATCGGTAATAGCGCTACATTTCATCGTTACTGCCAGCCAATTAATAATAAAATTGGGAGAAGCTCGGTAAAAATAAGCTTTTAAGGATAGCTTACTTTGCTTTAAACAGATAGCGTCAGCGGGTAATACCATTTTCGGTTTTAGTAATGTAATCGCCGACCAATAACTAAAGATCGTAAGCATTAATAAAAACGTTACCGTAAGTGAAATGAATTCTGGTTCAAGCAAAATTTGCAAAATGGAAATCATGCCACGCATTCGCTCCTTTCAATGTTTAAGTACTCATTAACTATAATGCAAAAAGAACTTAAGTACAACCACTATTTTTGAAATATTAATAAATGATATCAAACGTTTTTCGTTCTTCCACGGGAGCGCCTTTATAAATATAAACATGCTCAATTCGGCAACCAGGTGAAGGGCCTTTTTTTATGGCATCAATAAATCTAGCTAGGTTGTCTTCTTCGGCAATTGCATGGATTTCAACTGACCCATCATCTAAGTTTTTTACCGTTCCGCTAATATCATACTTATAAGCGACATGTTTAGTAGTGTAACGAAAACCAACTCCTTGTACAAATCCAGTAACTCTTAAAATCGCTGTATCCCTGGCCATTTTGAAACCAACCCCTTCTATTTTTCCTTATTACTAGTGTATCTTTTTTTGACACTACTTTCAAAAATTTGCATTCCGGTATT from the Listeria seeligeri serovar 1/2b str. SLCC3954 genome contains:
- the gndA gene encoding NADP-dependent phosphogluconate dehydrogenase, producing the protein MAKQEIGVIGMGVMGRNLALNIESRGHTVSIFNRSTEKTKAVMKENADKKLVPTYSLEEFVESLEVPRRILIMVKAGDATDMMIEAVKPFLNEGDILIDGGNAFFKDTIRRNKELSEEGFNFIGTGVSGGEEGALKGPSIMPGGQRKAYDLVAPILREIAAVADGEPCVTYIGPDGAGHYVKMVHNGIEYGDMQLIAEAYTILKEIGGLNHDELADVFEEWNNGELDSYLIEITKNILKVKDEETGKPIVDVILDKAGQKGTGKWTSQSALDLGVPLSLITESVFARYISALKEERVYASTVLHGPSSYHFEGDKKEFVESVRRALYFSKIASYAQGFAQMRAASDEYDWDLQYGEIAKIFRAGCIIRARFLQKITDAYNQDKNLKNLLLDPYFKDIAHNYQGDLRTVVAEAVKAGIPVPTFTAAISYYDSYRSEVLSANLIQAQRDYFGAHTYERVDKPGVFHTEWPQVED
- the prli42 gene encoding stressosome-associated protein Prli42; translation: MTNKKVVRVVVILMLIAIVLSSVLTGVLMFL
- a CDS encoding HAMP domain-containing sensor histidine kinase, with the translated sequence MTTSPFSLKSRSLKFKWTFGASAAIFLTFFLFSYAIYQGIGQMLLNEEEPEVKELLLATTSTLTNQDLTDNDEIKYLFNNDKTVNRKLQDQVINLYDKDGHFINKYYFSRNQDITSIDFSQYFVSGTDKFIMNKPTIDGQKMMTAQMPIVADDNTTVIGYAQVVNPLTSYNRMMDRLLVTMVLLGAVALFISGMLGYLLAQNFLNPLTKLARSMNDIRKNGFQKRIETKTNSRDEIGELTVVFNDMMTRIETSFEQQKQFVEDASHELRTPVQIMEGHLKLLTRWGKDDPEVLDESLNASLTELERMKKLVQEMLDLSRAEQISQTKELQITDVNAVVEQVRRNFEVMYENFTFKLTEDDTDLRALIQHNHLEQILIIIMDNAVKYSGNGTEVDMHVYKEQKQIHIDVRDYGEGISQEEIDKIFNRFYRVDKARSREKGGNGLGLAIAKQLVEGYLGTISAVSEPDKGTTIKITLPFIEPKSK
- a CDS encoding acylphosphatase, translated to MARDTAILRVTGFVQGVGFRYTTKHVAYKYDISGTVKNLDDGSVEIHAIAEEDNLARFIDAIKKGPSPGCRIEHVYIYKGAPVEERKTFDIIY
- a CDS encoding response regulator transcription factor, which translates into the protein MNRILIVEDEKNLARFIELELQHENYETAVANDGRAGLELALNEEWDAILLDLMLPHLNGVEVCRRVRQVKQTPIIMITARDSVIDRVSGLDHGADDYIVKPFAIEELLARLRSLLRRVENAEQSAKQTTLQYRNLIVEKENRIVKRDEEIIDLTKREYELLLTLMENVNIVLTREVLLNKVWGYETEVETNVVDVYVRYLRNKIDHPDEESYIQTVRGTGYVMRT
- a CDS encoding dihydrolipoamide acetyltransferase family protein produces the protein MAVEKITMPKLGESVTEGTISSWLVKPGDTVEKYDAIAEVLTDKVTAEIPSSFSGTIKEILAEEDETLEVGEVICTIETSGAGNAAAEAEEKVPETPNEKTETTKQVTLAEAPESGRFSPAVLRIAGENNIDLNTVQGTGKGGRITRKDLLQVIENGPVASKQEQTEQPKRETEKPQAPVRTAAGDKEIPINGVRKAIAKHMSVSKQEIPHAWMMVEVDATGLVRYRNSVKDNFKKEEGYSLTYFAFFIKAVAQALKEFPQLNSTWAGDKIIEHGNINISIAIAAGDLLYVPVIKNADEKSIKGIAREISELASKARSGKLSQADMEGGTFTVNSTGSFGSVQSMGIINHPQAAILQVESIVKRPVIVDDMIAVRDMVNLCLSIDHRILDGLLAGKFLQAIKSAVEKISKENTALY
- a CDS encoding alpha-ketoacid dehydrogenase subunit beta encodes the protein MPVISYIDAITMALKEEMERDDKVFILGEDVGKKGGVFKATAGLYDEFGEDRVLDTPLAESAIAGVGIGAAMYGYRPVAEMQFADFIMPAVNQIISEASRIRYRSNNDWSCPMVIRAPFGGGVHGALYHSQSVEKVFFGQPGLKIVVPSSPYDAKGLLKAAIRDNDPVLFFEHKRAYRLLKGEVPETDYIVPIGEANVVREGDDITVITYGLAVQFAQQAAERLASEGVEAHILDLRTIYPLDQDAIIEATKKTGKVLLVTEDNKQGSIISEVAAIISEHCLFDLDAPIARLAGPDTPAMPFAPTMEKHFMINPDKVADAMKELAEF
- a CDS encoding membrane protein insertase YidC, coding for MKKKNIILISVLLGALLLLTGCSMDPSQNTDGFFSTYLIQPFTSFIMFVASFVGDNYGVAIIITTLIIRALIMPLNMRTAKAQMGMQSKMAVAKPEIDEIQARLKRATSKEEQATIQKEMMTVYSKYNINPMQMGCLPLLIQMPILMAFYYAIRGSSEIASHSFLWFNLGSPDMVLAVIAGLVYLAQYFVSMIGYSPEQKKQMKIIGLMSPIMILFVSFTAPSALALYWAVGGLFLAGQTLLTKKLYMNKHPEVKIMEQEEKEFEQIVEEQNKEK
- a CDS encoding M20/M25/M40 family metallo-hydrolase yields the protein MITNVQKYFMELIQIPSTSGNETKILAYIKKHLEKLSVVYSSNEKYGLIARIPATAEQFPTILFCSHIDTHPNAQKPIVQIIDGKIKTENAASLGADDKTAVAAMLAAMDYFISENTAHGNIEFIFTTKEELGMIGMRLFPDEKITASYGYCLDAPGEIGNYQIQANTLVAVNFTIASSDATQMSPISVARMALHATKPGRIDRENNWEIQSFSGGINDHNQQDAQLEVIFTSEANFHKALGHIQTINERFEQTCEKYGASLTHEANLIYEGYHIQSKHPLMNIFQKATKKQALKTQEIKLDGGTDANVLNEKGIPTMLLSAGYEHAHTEEEYVSIEQLEKLTQLVINLAEAAKNEKFLLRKLN